The following are encoded in a window of uncultured Pseudomonas sp. genomic DNA:
- a CDS encoding iron-containing alcohol dehydrogenase → MDLNHYRMNWNYPTSVRVGAGRISELAAACRQLGMRAPLLVTDPGLAALPMIDKVLQHCRDDGLKAGLFHGIKGNPTGGNVMDGVEAFKAGGHDGVIAFGGGSALDAGKAIALMVGQNRPLWDFEDIGDNCERVNVAGMAPVVAVPTTAGTGSEVGRASVITDDAVHIKRIIFHARMLPALVILDPELTIGLPAMITAATGMDALSHNLEAFCSPLFHPMAEGIALEGMRLVQEYLPRAVAQGADVEARLQMLVASSMGATAFQRGLGAMHALAHPLGALYDAHHGLLNAVLMPYVLMANRESIEPQMEKMARYLNLAQPGFSGVLEWVMTLREQVGIPHRLGEIGIDDKRIEQIGQMAEVDPSAGTNPIAFTAAQYSQLFEKALRGTL, encoded by the coding sequence ATGGACCTGAATCATTACCGCATGAACTGGAACTATCCCACCTCCGTGCGCGTCGGTGCCGGGCGCATCAGCGAGCTGGCCGCCGCCTGCCGGCAACTGGGCATGCGTGCGCCGCTGCTGGTGACCGACCCTGGCCTGGCCGCCTTGCCGATGATCGATAAGGTGTTGCAGCACTGCCGCGATGACGGCCTTAAAGCCGGCCTGTTTCATGGCATCAAGGGCAACCCCACCGGCGGCAACGTGATGGATGGGGTGGAGGCGTTCAAGGCCGGCGGGCATGACGGGGTGATCGCCTTTGGCGGCGGTTCGGCGCTGGATGCCGGCAAGGCCATTGCCTTGATGGTCGGGCAGAATCGCCCGTTGTGGGATTTTGAGGACATCGGCGACAACTGCGAGCGCGTCAATGTCGCCGGCATGGCCCCGGTCGTGGCGGTGCCGACCACCGCCGGCACCGGTTCGGAAGTCGGTCGCGCCTCGGTGATCACCGATGATGCGGTGCATATCAAGCGCATCATCTTCCATGCGCGCATGTTGCCAGCGCTGGTGATTCTCGACCCGGAGCTGACGATTGGCCTGCCGGCCATGATCACCGCCGCCACCGGCATGGACGCGCTGTCGCATAACCTTGAGGCCTTTTGTTCGCCGCTGTTTCATCCCATGGCCGAAGGCATTGCGCTGGAGGGCATGCGTCTGGTGCAGGAGTATCTGCCACGGGCCGTGGCCCAAGGCGCGGATGTCGAAGCGCGGCTGCAGATGCTGGTGGCCTCAAGTATGGGCGCCACCGCGTTTCAGCGCGGGCTGGGTGCGATGCATGCCCTGGCACACCCACTCGGCGCGCTGTATGACGCGCACCACGGCCTGCTTAATGCGGTGCTGATGCCTTACGTGCTGATGGCCAACCGTGAATCTATCGAGCCGCAAATGGAAAAAATGGCGCGTTACCTCAACTTGGCCCAGCCCGGCTTCAGTGGTGTGCTGGAGTGGGTGATGACCCTGCGCGAACAAGTCGGCATCCCGCATCGCTTAGGCGAAATCGGCATTGATGATAAGCGCATCGAACAGATCGGGCAGATGGCTGAGGTCGACCCTTCTGCCGGCACCAACCCGATTGCCTTTACCGCTGCGCAATACAGTCAGTTGTTCGAAAAAGCCCTGCGCGGCACCCTGTAG
- a CDS encoding aldehyde dehydrogenase family protein, whose protein sequence is MSKLQCISPIDGSVYVERHLASNPEIQASLARAEQAQIAWKNTPLAERIAIGRKAIAAFAAKEDQLAKELCWMMGRPIRYAAGEVRGFVERATYMADIAEQALADLQLPDKPGFIRFIRREPLGVALVIAPWNYPYLTAVNAVLPALLAGNAVLLKHSAQTPLCSERMVEAFSEAGLPDGVFQYLHLNHAETEALIQAPSIAHVAFTGSVPGGTMVERAAVGRFLSIGLELGGKDPAYVRADADLAHAVETTIDGAFFNSGQSCCGIERIYVHESLYDDFVEQAVALVKQYKLGRSDDPDTTLGPLVRAEAAEFVRGQIAEAIQQGAQGHLSPADFTLDKPGSQYLAPQVLTNVHHGMRVMTEESFGPVVGIQKVKNDEEALALINDSEFGLTAAIFSRDVDAAMALADRVQAGTVFLNRCDYLDPALAWTGVKSSGRGCTLSSVGFEHVTRPKSFHFKTLL, encoded by the coding sequence ATGAGCAAACTGCAATGCATTTCACCCATCGACGGTTCGGTGTATGTCGAACGGCATCTGGCCTCCAATCCAGAAATCCAGGCATCCTTGGCCAGGGCCGAGCAGGCGCAGATAGCCTGGAAAAATACCCCGCTGGCTGAGCGCATCGCCATTGGTCGCAAGGCGATTGCCGCCTTCGCCGCCAAGGAAGACCAACTGGCTAAAGAACTGTGCTGGATGATGGGCCGGCCGATTCGTTATGCGGCTGGCGAGGTGCGCGGTTTTGTCGAGCGCGCCACCTACATGGCGGACATTGCCGAGCAGGCGCTGGCGGATCTCCAGTTGCCGGACAAACCCGGGTTTATCCGCTTTATCCGCCGCGAACCGCTGGGTGTGGCGCTGGTGATTGCTCCCTGGAATTACCCCTATCTGACGGCGGTGAATGCGGTGCTGCCGGCGCTGTTGGCGGGTAATGCGGTGCTGCTCAAACACTCGGCGCAAACCCCGCTGTGCAGTGAACGCATGGTTGAGGCGTTTAGCGAAGCCGGCTTGCCGGACGGGGTGTTCCAGTACCTGCACCTGAACCACGCTGAAACCGAGGCGTTGATTCAAGCGCCGAGCATCGCCCACGTCGCCTTCACCGGTTCAGTGCCGGGCGGCACCATGGTCGAGCGCGCGGCGGTGGGGCGCTTCCTCAGTATTGGCCTGGAACTGGGCGGTAAAGACCCTGCTTATGTACGCGCCGATGCTGACTTGGCGCATGCGGTGGAAACCACCATCGACGGCGCGTTCTTCAACTCTGGGCAATCGTGTTGCGGCATCGAGCGCATTTACGTGCACGAGTCGCTCTATGACGATTTCGTCGAACAAGCGGTGGCACTGGTCAAACAGTACAAGCTGGGCCGCTCTGATGACCCGGACACCACCTTGGGGCCGCTGGTGCGTGCTGAGGCTGCCGAGTTCGTTCGGGGGCAGATTGCCGAGGCGATACAGCAGGGCGCGCAGGGCCATCTATCGCCGGCAGACTTTACCCTCGACAAGCCGGGCTCGCAGTACCTCGCGCCGCAGGTGCTGACCAACGTGCACCACGGCATGCGGGTGATGACCGAAGAGTCCTTCGGGCCGGTGGTCGGCATCCAAAAGGTTAAAAATGACGAAGAAGCCCTGGCGCTGATCAACGACAGCGAGTTTGGCCTGACCGCGGCGATCTTCAGCCGTGACGTCGACGCCGCCATGGCCCTGGCGGATCGCGTGCAGGCGGGCACGGTGTTCCTCAACCGCTGTGACTACCTCGACCCGGCACTGGCCTGGACCGGGGTGAAGAGCTCCGGGCGTGGCTGCACCTTGTCCAGCGTCGGCTTCGAGCATGTCACTCGGCCGAAATCCTTCCACTTCAAGACTCTGTTGTGA
- a CDS encoding TRAP transporter substrate-binding protein: protein MSTRRSFLKTAAVATGAAGATALGSAHIYAAEPKKITWRLQTYAGPALGEHVIKPSIDAFNKAANGEMEIQLYYADQLVPTGELFRAMQKGTIDAVQSDDDSIAAPVDISVFGGYFPFATRYSLDVPVLFEKYGLNEIWAEAYGEVKGVTWLGAGAWDPCHFATVEPITKLEHLKGKRIFTFPTAGKFLSRFGVIPVTLPWEDVEVAMQTGELDGIAWSGITEDYTVGWANVTKYFLTNNISGAWCGSYFANSDRWAEVPEHLKTLFKLCMDSSNYYRQHWYWGGEAQLRVEGGKLQLTSIPAEEWATVEAEALKFWDEIAKTSPRCARVVEIFKKYNALMAKSGAPYR, encoded by the coding sequence ATGAGTACGAGACGCAGTTTTCTGAAAACCGCCGCGGTAGCGACCGGCGCAGCAGGGGCTACGGCGCTGGGTTCAGCGCATATTTATGCCGCCGAGCCGAAGAAAATTACCTGGCGCTTGCAGACCTATGCCGGGCCGGCCCTGGGCGAGCATGTGATCAAACCGTCCATCGATGCCTTTAATAAAGCGGCCAATGGCGAAATGGAAATCCAGCTGTATTACGCCGACCAGCTGGTGCCGACCGGCGAGCTGTTCCGCGCCATGCAAAAGGGCACCATCGATGCCGTGCAGAGCGATGACGACTCCATCGCCGCGCCCGTGGACATCTCGGTGTTCGGAGGTTACTTCCCGTTCGCCACCCGTTACAGCCTGGATGTGCCGGTGCTGTTCGAGAAATACGGGCTTAACGAAATCTGGGCCGAGGCCTACGGTGAAGTCAAAGGCGTGACCTGGCTCGGTGCCGGCGCTTGGGACCCGTGCCACTTCGCGACGGTGGAGCCGATCACCAAGCTTGAGCACCTCAAGGGCAAGCGCATCTTTACCTTCCCCACCGCCGGCAAGTTTTTGTCGCGCTTCGGGGTGATTCCGGTAACCCTGCCGTGGGAAGACGTCGAGGTGGCGATGCAAACCGGCGAGCTGGATGGCATTGCCTGGTCCGGGATCACCGAGGACTACACCGTCGGCTGGGCCAACGTGACCAAGTACTTCCTCACCAACAACATCTCGGGTGCCTGGTGTGGTTCCTACTTCGCCAACTCGGATCGCTGGGCCGAGGTGCCCGAGCACCTGAAAACCCTGTTCAAGCTGTGCATGGACAGCTCCAACTATTACCGCCAGCACTGGTACTGGGGCGGCGAGGCGCAACTGCGAGTCGAAGGCGGCAAGCTGCAACTGACCTCCATCCCGGCTGAAGAATGGGCCACGGTGGAGGCCGAGGCGTTGAAGTTCTGGGATGAAATCGCCAAGACCAGTCCACGTTGTGCGCGGGTGGTGGAAATCTTCAAGAAGTACAACGCCCTGATGGCCAAGTCTGGTGCGCCGTATCGTTGA
- a CDS encoding glutamine synthetase: MLNPRDVKTADDARRIVEERGLSHIKVGVFDNDGVMRGKYLSRSKFFSALDSGFAFCDVVLGWDVKDQLYDNVQYTGWHTGYPDAPVRVLAHTCRELPFENGMLLFICEFADAAEKVCPRATLRRVVARCTAMGFDAFAALEYEFFMFDETPESARAKGFRDLKPFTPDWFGYSMIRSSVHAELYHEILEMAERMDFPIEGLHTETGPGVLEAAIAYDRAEAAADKGALFKTFMKVLAQRNGLMATFMAKWSGKYPGQSGHIHVSLRDLASGKSAFYDPTQAHNMSNLQRHFLAGQQRLMPEFLCMVAPTLNSYRRMIPGFWAPTDATWGVENRTAALRVIPGTDKSQRQEYRLGAADGNPYLALSVALGSGLYGVMQGWEPTEPVVGNAYDMKHPDELALPRTLWDAAQRLKSSKAARELFGDEFVEHFAASREWEEREYRRHVSDWELDRYFEII; this comes from the coding sequence ATGCTCAATCCGCGAGACGTTAAAACCGCCGATGATGCCCGGCGCATTGTCGAGGAGCGTGGCCTCAGTCATATCAAAGTGGGGGTGTTCGATAACGATGGGGTGATGCGCGGCAAGTACCTCAGCCGCAGCAAGTTCTTTTCTGCCCTTGATAGCGGCTTTGCCTTCTGTGATGTGGTGCTCGGCTGGGACGTGAAGGACCAGCTCTACGACAACGTGCAATACACCGGCTGGCACACCGGCTACCCCGATGCCCCCGTACGGGTTCTCGCGCACACCTGCCGCGAGTTGCCGTTCGAGAACGGCATGCTGTTGTTTATCTGCGAGTTTGCCGACGCGGCGGAAAAGGTCTGCCCGCGCGCCACCCTGCGCCGCGTGGTGGCGCGCTGCACGGCCATGGGTTTCGATGCCTTTGCGGCGCTGGAATATGAGTTCTTCATGTTCGATGAAACCCCTGAATCTGCCCGCGCCAAAGGCTTTCGTGACCTCAAGCCCTTTACCCCGGATTGGTTCGGCTATTCGATGATCCGCAGCTCGGTGCATGCCGAGCTGTATCACGAAATCCTCGAAATGGCCGAACGCATGGACTTCCCCATCGAGGGCCTGCACACCGAAACCGGCCCCGGGGTACTGGAAGCGGCGATTGCCTATGACCGCGCCGAGGCGGCCGCGGACAAGGGCGCGTTGTTCAAGACCTTTATGAAGGTACTCGCCCAGCGCAACGGCCTGATGGCGACCTTTATGGCCAAATGGTCGGGTAAGTATCCGGGGCAGAGCGGGCATATCCATGTCTCGCTACGCGATCTGGCCAGCGGCAAGTCGGCGTTTTACGACCCGACTCAGGCGCACAACATGAGCAATCTGCAGCGGCATTTCCTCGCAGGCCAGCAGCGCTTGATGCCGGAATTTCTGTGCATGGTGGCGCCGACGCTGAACAGCTACCGGCGCATGATTCCAGGCTTCTGGGCGCCCACCGATGCCACTTGGGGCGTGGAAAACCGTACCGCCGCGCTGCGCGTGATTCCCGGTACCGATAAATCGCAGCGCCAGGAATATCGCTTGGGTGCCGCCGACGGCAATCCCTATCTGGCCCTGTCCGTGGCGCTGGGTTCAGGCCTGTATGGGGTGATGCAGGGGTGGGAGCCGACTGAACCAGTGGTGGGCAATGCTTACGACATGAAGCACCCGGACGAGCTGGCCCTGCCGCGCACCTTGTGGGATGCCGCGCAGCGCCTGAAAAGTTCGAAGGCCGCGCGGGAGCTGTTTGGTGATGAGTTCGTCGAGCACTTTGCCGCCAGCCGCGAATGGGAAGAGCGCGAATACCGCCGGCATGTCAGCGATTGGGAGCTGGATCGCTACTTCGAAATCATCTAG